The window AGTAGCATTGATTGCAGAAGATGTAGAAAAAAGGGCAGCTAGAGCCATTATTTTAAAGCCGATGTCGCCAAGGAAAGGCTTTGCTGCTGCTGCAAGAGCATAGTCCTGTGCACTTTCAATTTCTGGGATTGAGAGGTTCCCCATCACTGCGAGGCTGACGAGCACATAGATAATAATGACCAGCCCCACGCTTAAATACAGGGCTCTCGGGAGATTTTTTTCCGGGTCTTTCATATCTTCTGCCGCGTTGGTTATCAACCCGAAGCCCTGGTACGCAAGGAAAACCATTCCTGCCCCGAAAAAGATATTTTTGGAAGTCGGCCAGGCTGAGACCGAGAGGTTTGCCGGGTTCATATAAAAAAGACCCGTGATGGCAAAAAGCAAAAGGATGCCCACTTTTATTGAAACAATAAAAAGTTCCGATTTCCCCACAGCTTTTGCCCCTACAAAATTGATAGTCGTAAAAACAAGGATAATAGCCGTGGCAAAGACATTGTCCCAGACAGGAGCCGAACCTGCCGGCAGGAAGGTTACTGCATAGTACGAAAAGCCTTTTGCATAGAGGGCAAGCCCGAAAACATAGCCCACCCAGAGCAGGAGGTTGAGCCCCCCGCTTAAAATCCCGTCTCCGAACCCTTTCAGGAGAAACTCCACCGGCCCGCCTGCCGAAGGATACCTGACCCCCATTTTTGCATAGGAATAGGTGCTTAAAAGGGCAACAGCTCCTGCAATGATGAATGAAATATATACCGCGTTTCCGGAAATCCGGGCAGCTGTCCCGAAAATCGAAAAAATGCCTGC is drawn from Methanosarcina lacustris Z-7289 and contains these coding sequences:
- a CDS encoding APC family permease, which encodes MAGTKSMGLWAATSIGVGAMVGAGIFSIFGTAARISGNAVYISFIIAGAVALLSTYSYAKMGVRYPSAGGPVEFLLKGFGDGILSGGLNLLLWVGYVFGLALYAKGFSYYAVTFLPAGSAPVWDNVFATAIILVFTTINFVGAKAVGKSELFIVSIKVGILLLFAITGLFYMNPANLSVSAWPTSKNIFFGAGMVFLAYQGFGLITNAAEDMKDPEKNLPRALYLSVGLVIIIYVLVSLAVMGNLSIPEIESAQDYALAAAAKPFLGDIGFKIMALAALFSTSSAINATLYGGANVSYLLAREGELPEFFERKLWNRGTEGLFITSGLVILCANFLKLEGIGMLASASSLIVYVAVNASHLRLLKETGAKSYLIWASLLSSFIFFVVLTYYEFVNSKFTLGLLALTVVSCFVAEWVYRRYSGRVIKERTG